The following proteins come from a genomic window of Pseudomonas sp. Z8(2022):
- a CDS encoding peptide ABC transporter ATP-binding protein: MSSVLKAHELTRHYSVSLGLFKPAATVQALNGVSFALEAGRTLAVVGESGCGKSTLARALTLIEEPSAGSLQIAGREVAGASKAERKQLRRDVQMVFQNPYASLNPRQKVGDQLAEPLLINTDLSRAERRERVQAMMQQVGLRPEHYQRYPHMFSGGQRQRIALARAMMLQPKVLVADEPTSALDVSIQAQVLNLFMDLQEEFDTGYVFISHNLAVVRHVADDVLVMYLGRPAEMGASELLYSRPLHPYTRALLSATPAIHPDPDKPRMKISGELPNPLNPPSGCAFHKRCPHADERCRVERPELRLIDARQVACHHVERIVD, encoded by the coding sequence ATGAGCTCCGTACTCAAAGCCCATGAGCTGACCCGTCATTACAGCGTCTCGCTCGGCCTGTTCAAACCGGCGGCAACGGTGCAGGCGCTCAACGGCGTGTCGTTCGCGCTGGAGGCCGGCAGGACCCTGGCGGTGGTCGGTGAATCCGGCTGCGGCAAGTCCACCCTGGCTCGTGCCCTGACCCTGATCGAGGAACCCAGCGCCGGCTCCCTGCAGATCGCCGGGCGCGAGGTGGCCGGCGCCAGCAAGGCCGAGCGCAAGCAGCTGCGCCGCGACGTGCAGATGGTGTTCCAGAACCCCTATGCCTCGCTCAATCCCAGGCAGAAGGTCGGCGATCAATTGGCCGAGCCGCTGCTGATCAACACTGACCTGTCGCGAGCCGAGCGCCGCGAGCGGGTCCAGGCGATGATGCAGCAGGTGGGGCTGCGCCCCGAGCACTACCAGCGCTACCCGCACATGTTCTCCGGTGGTCAGCGCCAGCGCATCGCCCTGGCCCGCGCCATGATGCTGCAGCCCAAGGTGCTGGTGGCGGATGAACCGACCTCGGCGCTGGACGTTTCGATCCAGGCGCAGGTGCTCAATCTGTTCATGGACCTGCAGGAAGAGTTCGACACCGGCTACGTGTTCATCTCGCACAACCTGGCGGTGGTGCGCCATGTCGCCGACGACGTGCTGGTGATGTACCTCGGCCGCCCGGCGGAAATGGGCGCATCGGAATTGCTCTACAGCCGCCCGCTGCATCCCTACACCCGTGCGCTACTGTCGGCGACGCCGGCCATCCATCCCGACCCGGACAAGCCCAGGATGAAGATCAGCGGTGAATTGCCCAATCCGCTGAATCCGCCTTCCGGCTGCGCCTTCCACAAGCGCTGCCCGCATGCCGACGAACGCTGCCGTGTCGAGCGCCCGGAGCTGCGCCTGATCGATGCGCGGCAGGTGGCCTGCCATCACGTGGAGCGGATCGTCGATTGA
- a CDS encoding HD-GYP domain-containing protein — protein sequence MRGMLDRPEQELILVVDDAVEARQRLGALLVDRYQVRLVGNEEALAAARSRPQPDLILLNWQDDYTLCRELKRDPQIRYIPLILVTARSDAADEQLGFDLGAADYITKPVSPPIVLARVRAQLQLKAATDYLRDKSEYLELEVKRRTRDIQRLQDVTIEAMASVAVMRDNPRSRRLERIERYMIGLATALARQQPALSETLNEERIAQLGKSAMLHVIDRLTLPDRVLLNHGEPDESDLRLLSEGVIAGREALERAERKLGSITDFLSDAKDIVYGQHERWDGKGYPQGLFGEQIPLSARLMALVGHFEELTCQHAYLPPVSPEQAVSQICAASGTRFDPMVVLAFVEATPEFLHIAQSLADDAAAVGVELQRLEDSLAESIELTMPPAS from the coding sequence ATGCGCGGGATGCTCGATAGGCCGGAACAGGAACTGATTCTCGTGGTGGACGATGCCGTCGAGGCGCGCCAGCGACTCGGCGCGCTGCTGGTCGACCGCTATCAGGTGAGACTGGTGGGTAATGAGGAAGCGCTGGCGGCGGCCAGGTCGCGGCCGCAACCGGACCTGATCCTGCTCAACTGGCAGGACGACTACACGCTGTGCCGCGAACTCAAGCGCGACCCGCAGATACGTTACATCCCGCTGATTCTGGTGACGGCCAGAAGCGATGCCGCCGACGAGCAGCTGGGTTTCGACCTCGGCGCCGCCGACTACATCACCAAGCCGGTCAGCCCGCCCATCGTGCTTGCTCGCGTGCGGGCGCAGCTGCAACTCAAGGCAGCCACCGACTACCTGCGCGACAAGAGCGAGTACCTGGAGCTCGAGGTCAAACGGCGTACGCGCGATATTCAGCGCTTGCAGGACGTCACCATCGAGGCCATGGCCAGTGTCGCGGTGATGCGCGACAACCCGCGCAGCCGTCGCCTGGAGCGTATCGAGCGCTACATGATCGGCCTGGCCACCGCCCTGGCGCGGCAGCAGCCGGCCCTGTCCGAAACGTTGAACGAGGAGCGCATCGCTCAGCTGGGCAAGTCGGCCATGCTGCATGTGATCGACCGGCTGACCCTGCCCGATCGCGTACTACTCAACCATGGCGAGCCGGACGAGAGTGATCTGCGCCTTTTGAGCGAGGGCGTGATCGCCGGGCGTGAAGCGCTGGAGCGAGCCGAGCGCAAGCTGGGCAGCATCACCGACTTTCTCTCCGACGCCAAGGATATCGTTTACGGCCAGCACGAGCGCTGGGATGGCAAGGGCTATCCGCAGGGCCTGTTTGGTGAGCAGATCCCGCTGTCGGCGCGGCTGATGGCGCTGGTGGGGCATTTCGAAGAGCTGACCTGCCAGCATGCCTACCTGCCGCCTGTCAGCCCGGAGCAGGCGGTATCGCAGATCTGCGCGGCCAGCGGTACGCGCTTCGATCCGATGGTAGTGCTGGCCTTCGTCGAGGCGACCCCGGAGTTCCTGCATATCGCCCAGAGCCTGGCCGACGACGCCGCTGCAGTCGGCGTCGAGCTGCAGCGCCTGGAAGATTCGCTGGCAGAAAGCATCGAGCTGACCATGCCGCCGGCGTCCTGA
- the ada gene encoding bifunctional DNA-binding transcriptional regulator/O6-methylguanine-DNA methyltransferase Ada — translation MLDQERCWRAVCERDEAFDGRFVFAVRSTGIYCRPNCPARRPRRDNVSFHENSARAEAAGFRPCKRCSPQGQSPAQQLDALVTAACELLRGEQRLTLAQLAARIGLSPSHLARAFKARTGMTPNAWAAAQRRQRLEARLPEAGSVLDAALAAGYSGTRALYEKPQALTPAQRRQRGAGERLRYSIAPCPLGQVLLATSDKGVCALLFGDEPMALREELQQRFAAAQLEEDETGLRNWLQQILAQLEEPERAARLPLDIRGTAFQQRVWQALQDIPRGETRSYTELAGQLDSHPRAVARACASNAIGLLLPCHRVVAGDGSLSGYRWGLQRKRQLLEQESQET, via the coding sequence ATGCTCGATCAGGAACGCTGCTGGCGGGCTGTCTGCGAGCGTGACGAGGCGTTCGACGGTCGCTTCGTCTTCGCCGTACGCAGCACCGGCATCTATTGCCGGCCGAACTGTCCGGCGCGGCGACCGCGGCGTGACAATGTCAGTTTTCATGAAAATTCAGCGAGAGCCGAAGCGGCTGGCTTTCGCCCCTGCAAGCGCTGCTCGCCACAAGGCCAAAGCCCGGCACAACAGCTCGACGCGCTGGTCACGGCCGCCTGCGAACTGCTACGTGGCGAACAGCGCCTGACACTGGCGCAACTGGCCGCACGTATCGGCCTGTCGCCATCGCACCTGGCCCGCGCATTCAAGGCGCGCACCGGGATGACGCCCAATGCCTGGGCGGCGGCGCAGCGCCGGCAGCGTCTGGAGGCCCGGCTACCCGAGGCGGGCAGCGTGCTCGATGCGGCCCTGGCCGCCGGTTACTCCGGCACTCGCGCCCTGTATGAAAAACCTCAGGCCCTGACGCCCGCGCAACGCCGCCAACGAGGGGCCGGCGAGCGCCTGCGTTACAGCATCGCCCCCTGCCCGCTTGGCCAGGTGCTGCTGGCCACCAGCGACAAGGGCGTCTGTGCGCTGCTGTTCGGCGACGAGCCCATGGCCCTGCGCGAAGAGCTGCAGCAACGCTTTGCCGCGGCGCAACTGGAAGAGGATGAGACAGGCCTGCGCAACTGGCTGCAGCAGATCCTGGCGCAGTTGGAGGAGCCCGAGCGCGCCGCCCGCCTGCCGCTGGACATTCGCGGCACGGCCTTTCAGCAGCGCGTCTGGCAGGCGCTGCAGGACATTCCTCGCGGCGAAACCCGCAGCTACACCGAGCTGGCCGGGCAACTCGACAGTCACCCCCGTGCGGTTGCCCGTGCCTGCGCCAGCAACGCCATCGGCCTGCTGCTACCGTGCCACCGCGTGGTGGCCGGCGATGGCAGCCTCAGCGGCTACCGCTGGGGGCTGCAGCGCAAGCGCCAACTGCTAGAGCAGGAAAGCCAGGAGACATAG
- a CDS encoding DJ-1 family glyoxalase III, giving the protein MSKRALIAVADGVEDLECVTLIDVLRRADVEVLVASIEERRMITCARGTRLTADAMLVDVLAQDFDLIVLPGGMPGAQRLAEFEPLAERVRRQAKAGELFAAICAAPALALQNYGVLRQRRMTCYPAFSDRLSGCTFVDEAVVVDGNCITSQGPGTALAFALTLVERLVGRGTRSEVAKAMLV; this is encoded by the coding sequence ATGAGCAAGCGAGCACTGATTGCCGTCGCCGATGGTGTCGAGGATCTGGAATGCGTGACCCTGATCGACGTGCTGCGCCGCGCCGATGTGGAGGTGCTGGTGGCGAGCATCGAAGAGCGGCGGATGATCACCTGCGCCCGTGGCACGCGTCTGACGGCCGACGCCATGCTGGTCGACGTGCTGGCCCAGGATTTCGACCTGATCGTCCTGCCCGGTGGCATGCCTGGCGCGCAGCGCCTGGCCGAGTTCGAACCGCTGGCCGAGCGCGTGCGCAGGCAGGCCAAGGCCGGTGAGCTGTTCGCCGCCATCTGCGCCGCACCGGCGTTGGCGTTGCAGAATTACGGCGTGCTCAGGCAGCGGCGCATGACCTGCTACCCGGCGTTCAGTGATCGTCTCAGCGGTTGCACCTTCGTCGACGAGGCCGTGGTGGTCGACGGCAACTGCATCACCAGCCAGGGGCCGGGAACCGCGCTGGCCTTTGCGCTGACCCTGGTCGAGCGTCTGGTCGGGCGTGGCACGCGCAGCGAGGTGGCCAAGGCGATGCTGGTGTAG
- a CDS encoding NCS2 family permease — protein sequence MLERLFQLQAHNTNVRTEVLAGVTTFLTMAYILFVNPSILGETGMDKGAVFVATCLAAAFGSAVMGMIANYPIALAPGMGLNAFFTYTVVLGMGHTWQVALGAVFLSACLFFLLSIFKIREWIINSIPLELRSAIAAGIGLFLALIALQNAGIVVANPATMVGMGDMGSPQALLAILGFFLIIGLEAMRVTGAVLISILVVTGLSILLGVSEFGGIVSMPPSLAPTFLQLDILGALDVALISVIFAFLFVDLFDNSGTLIAVAKKAGLMRKDGHLPKMGRALIADSTAALGGSLLGTSTTTSYIESAAGVSAGGRTGLTAIVVAILFLFALFFAPLAGSVPAFATAPALLFVAVLMASGMAEIDWDDITVAAPVVVTALAMPLTYSIATGIAFGFITWVAAKTLAGRARELNGMLVALAVFCAIKLALF from the coding sequence ATGCTGGAAAGACTGTTCCAACTCCAAGCCCACAACACCAACGTGCGCACCGAAGTGCTCGCCGGTGTCACCACCTTTCTGACCATGGCCTATATCCTGTTCGTCAACCCGAGCATCCTCGGCGAGACCGGCATGGACAAGGGCGCGGTGTTCGTCGCCACCTGCCTGGCCGCCGCGTTCGGCTCAGCGGTCATGGGCATGATCGCCAACTACCCGATCGCCCTGGCCCCCGGCATGGGCCTGAACGCCTTCTTCACCTACACCGTGGTGCTGGGCATGGGCCACACCTGGCAGGTGGCCCTCGGCGCGGTGTTCCTCTCGGCGTGCCTGTTCTTCCTGCTGTCGATCTTCAAGATCCGCGAGTGGATCATCAACAGCATCCCGCTGGAACTGCGCTCGGCCATCGCCGCCGGTATCGGCCTGTTCCTCGCGCTGATCGCCCTGCAGAACGCCGGCATCGTCGTCGCCAACCCGGCCACCATGGTCGGCATGGGCGACATGGGCTCGCCGCAGGCGCTGCTGGCGATCCTCGGCTTCTTCCTGATCATCGGCCTGGAGGCCATGCGCGTGACTGGCGCGGTGCTGATCAGCATCCTGGTGGTCACCGGCCTGAGCATCCTGCTCGGTGTCAGCGAGTTCGGCGGCATCGTCTCGATGCCACCGTCGCTGGCCCCCACCTTCCTGCAGCTGGACATCCTCGGCGCGCTGGACGTGGCCCTGATCAGCGTGATCTTCGCCTTCCTCTTCGTCGACCTGTTCGACAACTCCGGCACCCTCATCGCCGTGGCCAAGAAGGCCGGCCTGATGCGCAAGGACGGCCATCTGCCGAAGATGGGCCGCGCCCTGATCGCCGACAGCACCGCGGCGCTCGGCGGCTCGCTGCTGGGTACCAGCACCACCACCAGCTATATCGAATCGGCAGCCGGCGTCAGTGCCGGCGGGCGCACCGGCCTGACCGCCATCGTGGTGGCCATCCTGTTCCTCTTTGCCCTGTTCTTCGCCCCGCTGGCCGGTAGCGTGCCGGCCTTCGCCACCGCCCCGGCGCTGCTGTTCGTCGCCGTGCTGATGGCCTCGGGCATGGCCGAGATCGACTGGGACGACATCACCGTCGCCGCCCCCGTGGTGGTTACCGCGCTGGCAATGCCGCTGACCTATTCGATCGCCACCGGTATCGCCTTCGGCTTTATCACCTGGGTCGCTGCCAAGACCCTGGCCGGTCGCGCTCGCGAGCTGAACGGCATGCTGGTGGCGCTGGCGGTGTTCTGCGCAATCAAGCTGGCGCTGTTCTGA
- the trmA gene encoding tRNA (uridine(54)-C5)-methyltransferase TrmA, protein MSRPAFDPATYDAQLAEKKARLVELLGPFAAPEPQVFDSPREHYRLRAEFRLWREDGQRHYAMFAPGDKHTPILLDDFPIASLRINELMPRLRAAWQASEALSFKLFQVEFLTTLAGDALITLAYHRPLDEAWQAAAEKLAGELNVSLVGRSRGQRLVIGRDYVEEELNVAGRSYRYRQPEGAFTQPNGRVCEKMLGWAYDVLGQRDDDLLELYCGNGNFTLPLATRVRRVLATEISKTSVNAALANLADNGVDNVELVRLSAEELTQALNEVRPFRRLAGIDLKSYEFGSVFVDPPRAGMDPDTCELTRRFQRILYISCNPETLAANIAQLNDTHKVTRCALFDQFPYTHHMEAGVLLERR, encoded by the coding sequence ATGAGCCGCCCCGCATTCGACCCCGCCACCTACGACGCCCAACTCGCCGAGAAGAAGGCCCGCCTGGTCGAACTGCTCGGCCCTTTCGCCGCACCGGAGCCACAGGTGTTCGATTCGCCGCGCGAGCACTACCGCCTGCGCGCCGAGTTCCGCCTGTGGCGCGAAGATGGCCAGCGCCACTACGCGATGTTCGCTCCAGGCGACAAGCACACGCCCATCCTGCTCGACGACTTCCCCATCGCCAGCCTGCGCATCAACGAACTGATGCCGCGTCTGCGCGCCGCCTGGCAGGCCAGTGAGGCGCTGTCGTTCAAGCTGTTCCAGGTCGAGTTCCTCACCACCCTGGCCGGCGATGCGCTGATCACCCTGGCTTACCACCGTCCGCTGGACGAAGCCTGGCAGGCCGCAGCAGAAAAACTGGCCGGCGAACTGAACGTCAGCCTGGTCGGCCGCTCCCGCGGCCAGCGCCTGGTGATCGGTCGTGACTACGTGGAAGAAGAACTGAACGTGGCCGGACGCAGCTATCGGTACCGCCAGCCGGAAGGCGCCTTCACCCAGCCCAACGGCCGGGTATGCGAGAAGATGCTGGGCTGGGCATACGACGTGCTCGGCCAGCGCGACGACGATCTGCTGGAACTGTACTGCGGCAACGGCAACTTCACCCTGCCGCTGGCCACCCGCGTGCGCCGCGTGCTGGCCACCGAGATCAGCAAGACCTCGGTGAACGCGGCCCTGGCCAACCTGGCCGACAACGGCGTGGATAACGTCGAGCTGGTGCGTCTGTCCGCCGAGGAACTGACCCAGGCCCTGAACGAGGTGCGCCCGTTCCGCCGCCTGGCCGGTATCGACCTGAAGAGCTACGAGTTCGGCAGCGTCTTCGTCGACCCGCCGCGCGCCGGCATGGATCCGGACACCTGCGAACTGACCCGCCGCTTCCAGCGCATCCTGTACATCTCCTGCAACCCGGAGACCCTGGCCGCCAACATCGCCCAGCTCAACGACACGCACAAGGTGACGCGCTGCGCGCTGTTCGACCAGTTCCCCTACACCCACCACATGGAAGCGGGTGTGTTGCTGGAAAGGCGCTGA
- a CDS encoding DUF411 domain-containing protein yields the protein MRRSLLALFLVTGLAHASESLSIDVHRDANCGCCKAWISHLQDNGFTVNDHVEADMSTVKQRLGVPPRLASCHTGVIDGKFVEGHVPAADILKLRERADLIGAAVPGMPMGSPGMEYGDRVDAYQVIGLDRERNDQLLSDYPTN from the coding sequence ATGCGTCGTTCCCTGCTCGCCCTCTTCCTCGTCACCGGTCTGGCGCATGCCAGTGAGTCTCTGAGCATCGATGTGCACCGCGACGCCAACTGCGGCTGCTGCAAGGCCTGGATCAGCCATCTGCAGGACAATGGTTTCACCGTCAACGACCACGTCGAGGCCGATATGAGCACCGTTAAGCAGCGCCTCGGCGTACCGCCACGTCTGGCGTCCTGCCACACCGGAGTGATCGACGGCAAGTTCGTCGAAGGCCATGTGCCGGCCGCCGACATTCTCAAGCTGCGCGAGCGTGCAGACCTGATCGGCGCCGCCGTACCCGGCATGCCCATGGGCTCGCCGGGCATGGAATATGGTGACCGTGTCGACGCCTATCAGGTCATCGGCCTGGATCGGGAACGCAATGATCAGTTGCTCAGCGACTATCCGACCAACTGA
- a CDS encoding neutral zinc metallopeptidase has protein sequence MRWQRGRRSDNVVDARGRSGTRMGGGLSLGGVALIVIVGLLTGQDPLQILGQIAGQATQPQVAQTQSAPPANDQQSEFVRAILGDTEDTWRALFQQAGQQYRDPQLVLFSGGVNSACGFASSAVGPFYCPGDQRVYLDMAFFREMEQRFSAAGDFAQAYVIAHEVGHHVQTLLGVSAKVNAARQRGERVEGDGGLLVRQELQADCLAGVWAHHAQRRHDWLEAGDLEEALNAASAIGDDRLQKQARGQVVPDAFTHGTSQQRVRWFSTGFESGQPGRCDTFKATRL, from the coding sequence ATGCGCTGGCAACGCGGTAGACGCAGTGACAACGTGGTGGACGCACGCGGCCGTTCCGGCACGCGCATGGGCGGAGGACTGAGCCTGGGCGGCGTGGCGCTGATCGTTATCGTTGGCCTGCTGACGGGCCAGGATCCGCTGCAGATTCTCGGCCAGATCGCCGGCCAGGCCACCCAGCCGCAGGTCGCCCAGACCCAAAGCGCACCGCCGGCCAACGACCAACAGAGCGAGTTCGTCCGCGCCATTCTGGGCGATACGGAAGACACCTGGCGCGCGCTGTTCCAGCAGGCCGGCCAGCAGTATCGCGACCCGCAGCTGGTGCTGTTCTCCGGCGGCGTCAATTCGGCCTGCGGCTTCGCCAGCTCGGCGGTCGGCCCCTTCTACTGCCCAGGCGATCAGCGCGTGTATCTGGACATGGCGTTCTTCCGCGAAATGGAACAGCGCTTCTCCGCTGCCGGCGACTTCGCCCAGGCCTACGTGATCGCCCATGAGGTCGGCCACCACGTGCAGACGCTGCTAGGTGTTTCGGCCAAGGTCAACGCGGCGCGCCAGCGCGGCGAACGTGTCGAGGGCGACGGCGGCCTGCTGGTACGTCAGGAGCTGCAGGCCGACTGCCTGGCGGGCGTCTGGGCGCACCACGCGCAGCGCCGGCATGACTGGCTGGAGGCAGGCGACCTGGAAGAGGCACTGAATGCCGCCAGCGCCATCGGCGATGACCGCCTGCAGAAGCAGGCACGCGGCCAGGTAGTGCCGGACGCCTTCACCCACGGCACCTCGCAGCAGCGTGTGCGCTGGTTCAGCACCGGCTTCGAGAGCGGTCAGCCGGGGCGCTGCGACACATTCAAGGCGACCCGTCTGTAA
- a CDS encoding Bcr/CflA family multidrug efflux MFS transporter produces MNLRTLLILGALSAFGPLAIDFYLPSFPTLARQFGTDVEHVQLSLAAYFVGISIGQLFYGPLADRFGRRVPLLVGVALFTVASLACALAPNLEWLVTARFVQALGGCAGMVITRAVVRDLCDPLASAKVFSQLVLVMGLAPILAPLGGGLLLNTLGWPSIFHSLAVFAGLCLLAVLLWLPETRPQNLQPAPLSGAFGQYRALLGNAPFMGYSLAGGVAMAGMFAYIAGSPFIFIELYGVPAEHYGWLFGSNAAGFVIMAQVNARLVRSGGPALWLRRMVLVYLISGLCLLALALWQPTQLWPLMIPLFICVASLGCVLPNATACAMAGQGRHAGSASGLLGSMQFSVAASASALVAFLHDGSAMPMALVIALCGAVACGFAWWSKRFVV; encoded by the coding sequence ATGAATCTGCGAACACTTCTGATTCTGGGCGCGCTGAGCGCCTTCGGACCCCTGGCCATCGATTTCTACCTGCCGAGCTTTCCCACCCTGGCTCGGCAGTTCGGCACCGATGTCGAACATGTACAGCTGTCGCTTGCGGCCTATTTCGTCGGTATCTCCATTGGTCAGCTGTTCTACGGGCCATTGGCGGACCGTTTCGGTCGCCGTGTGCCGCTGCTGGTCGGGGTGGCCCTGTTCACCGTGGCATCGCTGGCCTGCGCCCTGGCGCCGAACCTGGAATGGCTGGTGACCGCCCGTTTCGTGCAGGCCCTCGGCGGTTGTGCCGGCATGGTCATTACCCGCGCGGTGGTGCGTGACCTGTGCGACCCGCTGGCTTCGGCCAAGGTGTTCTCGCAACTGGTGCTGGTGATGGGGCTGGCGCCGATTCTCGCTCCACTGGGGGGCGGGTTGTTGCTCAACACCCTGGGCTGGCCATCGATCTTCCACAGCCTGGCGGTCTTCGCCGGGTTGTGTCTGCTCGCTGTGCTGCTGTGGCTGCCGGAGACGCGCCCGCAGAATCTGCAACCGGCGCCTTTGAGCGGGGCGTTCGGCCAGTACCGCGCGTTGCTGGGCAATGCGCCGTTCATGGGCTACAGCCTGGCCGGAGGTGTCGCCATGGCCGGCATGTTCGCCTATATCGCCGGCTCGCCTTTCATTTTCATCGAGCTTTACGGGGTGCCGGCCGAGCACTACGGCTGGTTGTTCGGCAGCAATGCCGCGGGTTTCGTGATCATGGCGCAGGTCAATGCACGCCTGGTGCGTAGCGGCGGGCCGGCGCTGTGGCTGCGGCGCATGGTGCTGGTATACCTGATCAGTGGTCTGTGCCTGCTGGCGCTGGCGTTGTGGCAACCGACGCAACTGTGGCCGCTGATGATTCCGCTGTTCATCTGCGTCGCCAGCCTTGGCTGCGTGCTGCCCAATGCCACGGCCTGTGCCATGGCCGGGCAGGGCCGTCATGCCGGCAGCGCGTCCGGGTTGCTCGGCAGCATGCAGTTCAGTGTGGCGGCCAGCGCGTCGGCACTGGTGGCCTTCCTGCACGATGGCTCGGCCATGCCCATGGCACTGGTGATCGCCCTGTGCGGTGCTGTCGCCTGTGGCTTCGCCTGGTGGAGCAAGCGCTTCGTGGTTTGA